A single genomic interval of Cupriavidus sp. MP-37 harbors:
- a CDS encoding YSC84-related protein has translation MNRRHFVTRVAGSGLLVATVMAAGCTTTGTKASSDPAAKRKEIDAGVDGALNRLYSSANGSRELAQRAQGILVFPRVLAGGFIVGAEYGEGALRSKGSTVGYYSTTQASVGLTAGGQSKAVIIMFMTPEAYNKFVASKGWTAGADANVAVAKVGADGRLDTLTSQQPVVAFVQTNAGLMFDVSVNGSKISKLDI, from the coding sequence ATGAATCGTCGCCACTTTGTTACCCGGGTTGCCGGATCGGGCCTGCTCGTCGCCACCGTGATGGCCGCGGGCTGCACCACCACCGGCACCAAAGCCTCGAGCGATCCGGCCGCCAAGCGCAAGGAAATCGATGCCGGCGTCGATGGCGCGCTGAACCGGCTGTACTCGTCGGCCAACGGCTCGCGCGAGCTGGCCCAGCGCGCGCAGGGCATCCTGGTGTTCCCGCGCGTACTGGCGGGCGGCTTTATCGTGGGCGCCGAATACGGCGAGGGCGCGTTGCGCTCGAAGGGCTCGACGGTCGGCTACTACAGCACGACGCAGGCCTCGGTCGGCCTGACCGCCGGCGGACAATCCAAGGCCGTTATCATCATGTTCATGACGCCCGAGGCTTACAACAAGTTCGTGGCCAGCAAGGGCTGGACAGCCGGTGCAGATGCCAACGTGGCGGTCGCGAAGGTCGGCGCGGACGGCCGGCTCGACACGCTGACCAGCCAGCAGCCGGTGGTTGCCTTTGTGCAGACCAACGCCGGCCTGATGTTCGACGTCTCGGTGAACGGGTCCAAGATCAGCAAGCTGGACATCTGA
- a CDS encoding YbhB/YbcL family Raf kinase inhibitor-like protein — protein MKLWSKSFNDNAPIPGEFAFCVPDAAAHVALSNNRNPDLHWEDAPAETRSFVLICHDRDVPSKGDDVNQEGREVPASLPRVDFFHWVLVDIPPGLTSIAAGSHSDGVIARGKPGPEATGGTATAGGLRHGINDYTGWFAGDADMKGDYYGYDGPCPPWNDTLLHHYVFTLYALDLDRLPLEGTFTGNQVREAIQGHVLAQATLTGTYTLNPKLAKSSAA, from the coding sequence ATGAAACTCTGGAGCAAGTCCTTCAACGACAACGCGCCGATCCCCGGCGAGTTCGCTTTCTGCGTGCCCGACGCCGCCGCCCACGTGGCCCTGTCGAACAACCGCAATCCCGACCTGCACTGGGAAGACGCGCCGGCCGAGACGCGCTCCTTCGTGCTGATCTGCCACGACCGCGACGTCCCCAGCAAGGGCGACGACGTCAACCAGGAAGGCCGCGAAGTGCCGGCCTCGCTGCCGCGCGTGGATTTCTTCCACTGGGTGCTGGTCGACATCCCGCCCGGCCTGACCTCGATCGCGGCCGGCTCGCACAGCGATGGCGTGATCGCGCGCGGCAAGCCGGGGCCGGAAGCCACCGGCGGCACCGCCACCGCGGGCGGCCTGCGCCATGGCATCAACGACTACACCGGCTGGTTTGCCGGCGATGCCGACATGAAGGGCGACTACTACGGCTATGACGGCCCGTGCCCGCCGTGGAACGACACGCTGCTGCACCACTACGTGTTCACGCTGTATGCGCTGGACCTCGACCGGCTGCCGCTGGAAGGCACCTTTACCGGCAACCAGGTGCGCGAGGCGATCCAGGGCCACGTGCTGGCGCAGGCTACGCTGACCGGCACCTATACGCTGAACCCGAAGCTGGCCAAGTCATCGGCGGCCTGA
- the dtd gene encoding D-aminoacyl-tRNA deacylase has product MIALIQRVAQARVTVAGRTTGEIGAGLLALVCAERGDTEAQAERLLAKMLSYRVFSDAAGKMNLPVQNIDGNGNPGGLLVVSQFTLAADTNSGTRPSFTPAASPEDGRRLYEHFVARARAAHPQVQTGEFGAMMQVSLVNDGPVTFWLRVAPA; this is encoded by the coding sequence ATGATCGCGCTGATCCAGCGGGTGGCCCAGGCCCGCGTCACGGTAGCAGGCCGCACCACCGGGGAGATCGGCGCCGGCCTGCTGGCGCTGGTCTGCGCCGAGCGCGGCGACACCGAGGCGCAGGCCGAGCGGCTGCTGGCCAAGATGCTGTCGTACCGCGTGTTTTCCGACGCGGCCGGCAAGATGAACCTGCCGGTGCAGAACATCGACGGCAACGGCAATCCGGGCGGGCTGCTGGTGGTATCGCAGTTCACGCTCGCCGCCGATACCAACAGCGGCACGCGGCCCAGCTTCACCCCCGCGGCCTCGCCCGAGGATGGGCGGCGCCTGTACGAGCATTTCGTCGCGCGGGCGCGCGCGGCGCATCCGCAGGTGCAGACCGGCGAGTTCGGCGCGATGATGCAGGTCAGCCTGGTCAACGACGGTCCGGTCACGTTCTGGCTGCGCGTGGCGCCGGCCTGA
- a CDS encoding histidine phosphatase family protein gives MSQSPGPHSLAFTHLIVIRHGETAWNRERRLQGQLDIPLNETGHAQARALAQALAGEPIDAVYSSDLSRAMATAAPLAEALGLQVRADARLRERSYGSLQGKTYAEVAEHLPEDFARWQARVPDYAPPEGESLLGFHERAVDAVLALSRRHPGERIALVAHGGVLDCLYREATGMTLEAPRQHELLNASVNRLRSDSTHLTLAQWGDVSHLQHLALDEVDRRVP, from the coding sequence ATGTCGCAAAGCCCCGGGCCGCATTCGCTGGCCTTTACCCACCTGATCGTGATCCGCCACGGCGAAACGGCCTGGAACCGGGAGCGCCGGCTGCAGGGCCAGCTCGATATTCCGCTGAACGAGACCGGCCATGCGCAGGCACGCGCACTGGCGCAGGCGCTGGCGGGCGAGCCGATCGACGCGGTGTATTCCAGCGACCTGTCGCGCGCGATGGCAACGGCCGCGCCGCTGGCCGAGGCGCTGGGGCTGCAGGTGCGTGCCGACGCGCGGCTGCGCGAGCGCAGCTACGGTTCGCTGCAGGGCAAGACCTACGCCGAGGTGGCCGAGCACCTGCCCGAAGACTTCGCGCGCTGGCAGGCGCGCGTGCCCGATTACGCGCCACCCGAGGGCGAGTCGCTGCTGGGCTTCCACGAGCGCGCGGTCGACGCGGTGCTGGCGCTGTCGCGCCGGCACCCGGGCGAGCGCATCGCGCTGGTCGCGCACGGCGGCGTGCTCGACTGCCTCTACCGCGAGGCCACCGGCATGACGCTGGAAGCGCCGCGCCAGCACGAGCTGCTCAATGCCAGCGTCAACCGCCTGCGCAGCGACAGCACCCACCTGACGCTGGCCCAGTGGGGCGACGTCAGCCACCTGCAGCACCTGGCGCTGGACGAGGTGGACCGCCGCGTGCCGTAG
- a CDS encoding M23 family metallopeptidase has product MWSRLREVFARELVVLVDPTNPQHARRRKQLTASVGAIFTLGMAAAMGVAPRSAYDDPRAPRTQQALRMPDVREQLEQLTDTQAVYVREERMQRGDTIASLLKRLGVDDADAQAFIVKNPTARSLFNLNPGQAVQAEIDESNTLVSLQANLGGDAAASRELVIERVRAASGDSAAAYKAKVQRVDNDVHYEMASGAISAGGFFKAMDAANVPDEVVQQMLSIFSGVIDFHHDIAAGDRFRIIYEAGFRDGTFVRNGRVVAVELINRNQLHQALWFAPEGSKDGGAYYTFDGRSMKRPFLRSPVEFSRVSSGFGGREHPLHHDWAQHKGVDFAAPTGTKVLATGDGVVEFVGQQNGYGNIVILSHPNGYSTYYAHLSGFAGMRQGQAVRQGQLIGYVGATGWATGPHLHYEFRFNDVPQNPLTVTLMESPPLSGKSRQEFLTYTSGLLSRINALRTYNVLTAAN; this is encoded by the coding sequence ATGTGGTCCAGACTCCGCGAAGTTTTCGCGCGTGAGCTGGTGGTGCTGGTCGATCCGACCAATCCCCAGCATGCGCGGCGGCGCAAACAACTGACGGCCTCGGTCGGTGCGATCTTCACGCTCGGCATGGCCGCGGCCATGGGTGTCGCACCCCGCAGCGCCTACGACGATCCGCGCGCGCCCCGCACCCAGCAGGCCCTGCGCATGCCCGACGTGCGCGAACAGCTCGAACAGCTCACCGATACCCAGGCCGTGTACGTGCGCGAAGAGCGCATGCAGCGCGGCGACACCATTGCCAGCCTGCTCAAGCGCCTGGGCGTGGACGATGCCGACGCGCAGGCGTTCATCGTCAAGAACCCCACCGCGCGCAGCCTGTTCAACCTGAACCCCGGCCAGGCGGTGCAGGCGGAAATCGACGAGAGCAACACGCTGGTGTCGCTGCAGGCCAACCTCGGCGGCGATGCCGCGGCCTCGCGCGAGCTGGTGATCGAGCGCGTGCGCGCCGCCAGCGGCGACAGCGCCGCCGCCTACAAGGCCAAGGTGCAGCGCGTCGACAACGACGTGCACTACGAGATGGCTTCCGGCGCGATTTCCGCGGGCGGCTTCTTCAAGGCCATGGATGCGGCCAACGTGCCCGACGAAGTCGTGCAGCAGATGCTGTCGATCTTCTCCGGCGTGATCGACTTCCACCACGACATCGCCGCCGGCGACCGCTTCCGCATCATCTACGAAGCGGGCTTCCGCGACGGCACCTTCGTGCGCAACGGCCGCGTGGTCGCGGTCGAGCTGATCAACCGCAACCAGCTGCACCAGGCGCTGTGGTTCGCGCCCGAGGGCAGCAAGGACGGCGGTGCTTATTACACCTTCGACGGGCGCAGCATGAAGCGGCCGTTCCTGCGTTCGCCGGTGGAGTTCTCGCGCGTGTCGTCGGGCTTCGGCGGCCGCGAGCATCCGCTGCACCACGACTGGGCCCAGCACAAGGGCGTGGACTTCGCCGCCCCCACCGGCACCAAGGTGCTGGCCACCGGCGACGGCGTGGTCGAGTTCGTCGGCCAGCAGAACGGCTACGGCAACATCGTCATCCTGTCGCATCCCAACGGCTACTCCACCTACTATGCGCACCTGTCGGGCTTTGCCGGCATGCGCCAGGGGCAGGCGGTGCGCCAGGGCCAGCTGATCGGCTATGTCGGCGCGACCGGCTGGGCCACCGGCCCGCACCTGCACTACGAGTTCCGCTTCAACGACGTGCCGCAGAACCCGCTGACCGTCACGCTGATGGAATCGCCGCCGCTGAGCGGCAAGTCGCGCCAGGAATTCCTGACCTACACCAGCGGGCTGCTCAGCCGCATCAACGCGCTGCGCACCTACAACGTGCTGACCGCCGCCAACTGA
- the tyrS gene encoding tyrosine--tRNA ligase, with translation MTEVASAAPAKYPLTPSVMQALEISKRGCDELLIEAEWAQKLARSEATGVPLRIKLGLDPTAPDIHIGHTVVLNKLRQLQDLGHQVIFLIGDFTSTIGDPSGRNSTRPPLTREQIEANAQTYYRQASLVLDPARTEIRYNSEWCDPLGARGMIQLAAKYTVARMMERDDFTKRFRSGIPISVHEFLYPLMQGYDSVALKSDLELGGTDQKFNLLVGRELQKEYGQEPQCILTMPLLVGLDGVEKMSKSKGNYVGVTEAPNEMFGKLMSISDDLMWQYFTLLSFRPMSEIDLMKQEIAAGRNPRDCKVLLAQEIVARFHSQADAEKALEDFNHRARGGVPDDIPAVTLAGAPLGIAQLLKQANLVPSTSEANRNIEQGGVKIDGATVSDKATKVAAGTYVVQVGKRRFARVTLA, from the coding sequence ATGACTGAAGTTGCCTCGGCCGCACCGGCCAAATACCCCCTGACGCCCTCGGTGATGCAGGCCCTGGAAATCTCCAAGCGCGGCTGCGACGAGCTGCTGATCGAGGCGGAGTGGGCGCAGAAGCTGGCGCGCAGCGAGGCCACCGGCGTGCCGCTGCGCATCAAGCTGGGCCTGGACCCGACCGCGCCCGACATCCACATCGGCCACACCGTGGTGCTGAACAAGCTGCGCCAGCTGCAGGACCTCGGCCACCAGGTGATCTTCCTGATCGGCGACTTCACCTCGACCATCGGCGATCCGTCGGGCCGCAACAGCACCCGCCCGCCGCTGACGCGCGAGCAGATCGAGGCCAATGCCCAGACCTACTACCGCCAGGCCAGCCTGGTGCTCGACCCGGCCCGCACCGAGATCCGCTACAACAGCGAGTGGTGCGATCCGCTCGGCGCGCGCGGCATGATCCAGCTCGCGGCCAAGTACACCGTGGCGCGGATGATGGAGCGCGACGACTTCACCAAGCGCTTCCGCTCCGGCATCCCGATTTCCGTACACGAGTTCCTCTACCCGCTGATGCAGGGCTACGACTCGGTGGCGCTGAAGTCCGACCTGGAGCTGGGCGGCACCGACCAGAAGTTCAACCTGCTGGTCGGGCGCGAGCTGCAGAAGGAATACGGCCAGGAGCCGCAGTGCATCCTGACCATGCCGCTGCTGGTGGGCCTCGACGGCGTCGAGAAGATGTCCAAGTCCAAGGGCAACTACGTGGGCGTGACCGAGGCCCCGAACGAGATGTTCGGCAAGCTGATGAGCATCTCGGACGACCTGATGTGGCAGTACTTCACGCTGCTGTCGTTCCGGCCGATGAGCGAGATCGACCTGATGAAACAGGAGATCGCCGCCGGGCGCAACCCGCGCGACTGCAAGGTGCTGCTGGCGCAGGAGATCGTGGCGCGCTTCCACAGCCAGGCCGACGCCGAGAAGGCGCTGGAAGACTTCAACCACCGCGCCCGCGGCGGCGTGCCGGACGATATCCCGGCGGTGACCCTGGCCGGCGCGCCGCTGGGCATCGCGCAGCTGCTCAAGCAGGCCAACCTGGTGCCGTCGACCTCGGAAGCCAACCGCAATATCGAGCAGGGCGGGGTCAAGATCGACGGCGCCACCGTGAGCGACAAGGCCACCAAGGTGGCCGCGGGCACTTACGTCGTGCAGGTCGGCAAGCGCCGCTTCGCGCGCGTGACGTTGGCCTGA
- a CDS encoding anhydro-N-acetylmuramic acid kinase, producing MSGTSMDGADAVLVDFSGARPAVLAAASQPFPDTLRAAFGALQQPGEDEIHREALAANALAQVYADCVAALLREARIDATSVAAIGAHGQTIRHRPGLYDGIGYTRQSQHPARLAELAGIDVVADFRSRDLAAGGQGAPLVPALHHALFGSDAETRVACNIGGISNISILPAAGGAVSGFDCGPGNALLDYWIGRHRGLAFDSNGDWAASGKVDAALLAQCLAEPYFSAPPPKSTGRDLFHPGWLEARLAAFPQLAPADVQATLAALTAEAIARDVRACAPGARRLIVCGGGARNAFVMARLAQALPGVAIETSDDYGVPVSQVEAIAFAWLARQCLLRLPGNVPTVTGAAGPRVLGAIYPR from the coding sequence ATGTCCGGCACCAGCATGGACGGTGCCGACGCGGTGCTGGTCGATTTCAGCGGCGCGCGTCCCGCGGTGCTGGCGGCCGCCAGCCAGCCCTTCCCCGACACCTTGCGCGCGGCCTTCGGCGCGCTGCAGCAGCCGGGCGAGGACGAGATCCACCGCGAGGCCCTGGCGGCCAACGCGCTGGCCCAGGTGTACGCCGACTGCGTCGCCGCGCTGCTGCGCGAGGCGCGCATCGATGCCACCTCGGTGGCCGCGATCGGCGCGCACGGCCAGACCATCCGACACCGGCCCGGGCTCTACGACGGCATCGGCTATACCCGCCAGAGCCAGCATCCGGCGCGGCTGGCGGAGCTGGCCGGCATCGACGTGGTGGCGGACTTCCGCAGCCGCGACCTCGCCGCCGGCGGCCAGGGCGCACCGCTGGTGCCGGCGCTGCACCACGCGCTGTTCGGCAGCGACGCCGAGACCCGCGTGGCCTGCAATATCGGCGGCATCTCCAACATCAGCATCCTGCCGGCGGCCGGCGGCGCCGTCAGCGGCTTCGACTGCGGGCCGGGCAATGCGCTGCTCGACTACTGGATCGGCCGCCACCGCGGCCTGGCTTTCGACAGCAACGGCGACTGGGCCGCCAGCGGGAAAGTCGACGCCGCGCTGCTGGCGCAGTGCCTGGCCGAACCTTATTTCAGCGCGCCGCCGCCCAAGAGCACCGGGCGCGACCTGTTCCATCCCGGCTGGCTCGAAGCGCGGCTGGCGGCATTCCCGCAGCTCGCGCCGGCCGACGTGCAGGCCACCCTGGCGGCGCTGACCGCCGAAGCCATCGCGCGTGACGTGCGCGCCTGCGCGCCCGGTGCGCGCCGGCTGATCGTCTGCGGCGGCGGTGCCCGCAATGCCTTCGTGATGGCGCGGCTGGCGCAGGCCCTGCCCGGCGTGGCCATCGAAACCTCCGACGACTACGGCGTGCCGGTGTCGCAGGTCGAAGCCATCGCCTTTGCCTGGCTGGCGCGCCAGTGCCTGCTGCGCCTGCCGGGCAACGTGCCCACCGTGACCGGCGCCGCCGGGCCGCGCGTGCTGGGCGCGATCTACCCGCGCTGA
- the ruvB gene encoding Holliday junction branch migration DNA helicase RuvB, translating into MIETDKLAAPSRVIAATPASSHEEAFERALRPKLLDEYVGQEKVRGQLDIFMHAARKRREALDHVLLFGPPGLGKTTLAHIIAREMGVNLRQTSGPVLERPGDLAALLTNLEANDVLFIDEIHRLSPVVEEILYPALEDYQIDIMIGEGPAARSVKLDLQPFTLVGATTRAGMLTNPLRDRFGIVARLEFYTAGELARIVTRSAQLLHASIDPQGALEIARRARGTPRIANRLLRRVRDYAEVKGDGTITREMADAALAMLDVDRVGFDLMDRKLLEAVLHKFGGGPVGVDNLAAAIGEERDTIEDVLEPYLIQQGYLQRTPRGRVATAAAYRHFGLASPQGMAGDAGELFGDA; encoded by the coding sequence ATGATCGAAACAGACAAGCTTGCCGCTCCCTCCCGCGTGATCGCCGCCACCCCCGCCTCGTCGCACGAGGAGGCGTTCGAGCGCGCCCTGCGGCCCAAGCTGCTGGACGAGTATGTCGGCCAGGAAAAGGTGCGCGGCCAGCTCGACATCTTCATGCACGCCGCGCGCAAGCGCCGCGAGGCGCTCGACCACGTGCTGCTGTTCGGCCCGCCCGGGCTGGGCAAGACCACGCTGGCCCACATCATCGCGCGCGAGATGGGGGTCAACCTGCGCCAGACCTCGGGCCCCGTGCTCGAGCGCCCGGGCGACCTGGCCGCGCTGCTGACCAACCTCGAAGCCAACGACGTCCTCTTTATCGACGAGATCCACCGGCTCTCGCCGGTGGTCGAGGAAATCCTGTATCCGGCGCTGGAGGACTACCAGATCGACATCATGATCGGCGAGGGCCCGGCGGCGCGCTCGGTCAAGCTGGACCTGCAGCCGTTCACGCTGGTGGGCGCGACCACGCGCGCCGGCATGCTGACCAACCCGCTGCGCGACCGCTTCGGCATCGTCGCGCGGCTGGAGTTCTACACCGCCGGGGAACTGGCCCGCATCGTCACCCGCTCGGCGCAGCTGCTGCACGCCAGCATCGATCCGCAAGGCGCGCTGGAGATCGCCCGCCGCGCGCGCGGCACGCCCCGCATCGCCAACCGGCTGCTGCGCCGCGTGCGCGACTATGCCGAGGTCAAGGGCGACGGCACCATTACGCGCGAGATGGCGGATGCCGCACTGGCCATGCTCGACGTCGACCGCGTCGGCTTCGACCTGATGGACCGCAAGCTGCTCGAGGCGGTGCTGCACAAGTTCGGCGGCGGCCCGGTCGGGGTGGACAACCTTGCCGCCGCCATCGGCGAAGAGCGCGACACCATCGAGGACGTGCTCGAGCCCTACCTGATCCAGCAGGGCTATCTGCAGCGCACCCCGCGCGGGCGCGTGGCCACCGCGGCGGCCTACCGGCATTTCGGCCTGGCCAGCCCGCAAGGCATGGCCGGCGACGCCGGCGAACTGTTCGGCGACGCCTGA
- the ruvA gene encoding Holliday junction branch migration protein RuvA — MIGRIAGTLIEKNPPHLLVDCHGVGYEVDVPMSTFYNLPAVGQPVTLLTQLIVREDAHLLYGFGSAAERNTFRELIKITGIGARMALAVLSGMSVPELAQAITLQEAGRLTRIPGIGKKTAERLLLELKGKLGAELGHAPGAPAVPDSAVDVLNALLALGYSEKEAAAAIKQVPAGTGVSEGIKLALKALSKG, encoded by the coding sequence ATGATCGGACGCATCGCCGGCACCCTTATCGAGAAGAATCCCCCGCACCTGCTGGTCGACTGCCACGGCGTCGGCTACGAGGTCGACGTGCCGATGAGCACCTTCTACAACCTGCCCGCGGTGGGCCAGCCGGTAACGCTGCTAACGCAGCTGATCGTGCGCGAGGATGCGCACCTGCTGTACGGCTTCGGCAGCGCGGCGGAGCGCAACACCTTCCGCGAGCTGATCAAGATCACCGGCATCGGCGCGCGCATGGCGCTGGCGGTGCTGTCCGGCATGTCGGTGCCCGAGCTGGCGCAGGCGATCACGCTGCAGGAAGCGGGGCGCCTGACGCGCATCCCCGGCATCGGCAAGAAGACCGCCGAGCGGCTGCTGCTGGAGCTCAAGGGCAAGCTCGGCGCGGAACTGGGCCATGCGCCCGGCGCGCCGGCGGTGCCCGACAGTGCCGTCGACGTGCTCAATGCGCTGCTGGCGCTGGGCTATTCCGAGAAAGAAGCGGCCGCGGCGATCAAGCAGGTGCCGGCCGGCACCGGGGTGTCCGAGGGCATCAAGCTGGCGCTGAAGGCGCTGTCGAAGGGTTGA
- a CDS encoding queuosine precursor transporter: protein MSAVPASTTQPGRVYRYYDFVMVAFVTVLLCSNLIGAAKAAQVTLPLIGTVTFGAGVLFFPVSYIFGDVLTEVYGYGRDRRVVWAGFAALAFATFMSVVVLNMPVAPFMADYQKSLQDVFGNTWRIALGSLIAFCCGSFANSYVLAKMKLWTAGRWLWTRTIGSTLAGELVDSSLFYVIAFYGIWPLEQVVQVAVAQYVLKTGWEVVMTPVTYKVVGFLKRAENEDYFDRHTNFTPFRVRV from the coding sequence ATGTCCGCCGTCCCCGCCAGCACGACCCAACCGGGCCGCGTCTACCGCTACTACGACTTCGTCATGGTGGCGTTCGTCACCGTGCTGCTGTGCTCGAACCTGATCGGCGCGGCCAAGGCGGCGCAGGTCACGCTGCCGCTGATCGGCACCGTCACCTTCGGCGCGGGCGTGCTGTTTTTCCCGGTCTCATACATCTTCGGCGACGTGCTGACCGAGGTCTACGGCTACGGGCGCGACCGGCGCGTGGTCTGGGCCGGCTTTGCCGCGCTGGCCTTCGCCACCTTCATGAGCGTGGTGGTGCTGAACATGCCGGTGGCACCGTTCATGGCGGACTACCAGAAGAGTCTGCAGGACGTGTTCGGCAACACCTGGCGCATCGCGCTCGGTTCGCTGATCGCGTTCTGCTGCGGCAGCTTTGCCAACAGCTACGTGCTGGCCAAGATGAAGCTGTGGACCGCCGGCCGGTGGCTGTGGACGCGCACCATCGGCTCGACCCTGGCCGGCGAGCTGGTGGACTCGTCGCTGTTCTATGTGATTGCGTTCTACGGCATCTGGCCGCTGGAGCAGGTGGTCCAGGTGGCGGTGGCGCAGTACGTGCTGAAGACCGGCTGGGAAGTGGTGATGACGCCGGTGACGTACAAGGTGGTGGGCTTCCTGAAGCGGGCCGAGAACGAAGATTATTTCGACCGGCATACCAACTTCACGCCGTTCCGCGTCCGGGTCTAG
- a CDS encoding glycerophosphodiester phosphodiesterase, translating into MPSPSRLCAPRARASLARVVAAWRRWLLPTAAAAACAVLAAGCATAPRPKRAAPPAAPAPAPAVSAPAAAAAAQPKPLVIAHRGASALRPEHTLAAYAKAIEDGADAIEPDLVMTRDGVLVVRHENDITGTTNVAELPQFAERKRTKVIDGERLTGWFTEDFTLAELKTLRARERIPRLRPANARLNDQFEVPSFDEIVRLAEQAALRTGKPVGIYAELKHPSYFRGIGLPLEDKLAAAVRAQPYLRHAPVFIQCFESGSLRALRRTLGHGLPNVKLVQLIGNPRKGPADWKLAGDGRTFGDMLSTTGLREVAAYADGIGPEKSSVVPRDAQGALGAPTAVVQQAHAAGLFVHPYTFRPENSFLPKALQGGGDEATRSPAGMEREVQAFVAAGIDGFFTDDPALGRRAVDTPAR; encoded by the coding sequence ATGCCTAGCCCGTCCCGACTGTGCGCGCCGCGCGCGCGCGCCAGCCTCGCCCGTGTCGTTGCCGCCTGGCGGCGCTGGCTGTTGCCGACCGCTGCCGCCGCGGCATGCGCGGTGCTGGCCGCCGGCTGCGCCACCGCGCCGCGCCCCAAGCGCGCCGCACCGCCGGCTGCGCCGGCGCCGGCGCCCGCCGTGAGCGCACCGGCTGCGGCGGCAGCCGCGCAGCCGAAGCCGCTGGTGATCGCGCATCGCGGTGCCAGCGCACTGCGTCCGGAGCACACGCTGGCCGCCTATGCCAAGGCGATCGAGGACGGCGCCGACGCGATCGAGCCCGACCTCGTCATGACGCGCGACGGCGTGCTGGTGGTGCGCCACGAGAACGACATCACCGGCACCACCAACGTCGCCGAACTGCCGCAGTTTGCCGAGCGCAAGCGCACCAAGGTGATCGACGGCGAGCGCCTGACCGGCTGGTTCACCGAAGACTTCACCCTGGCCGAGCTGAAGACGCTGCGCGCGCGCGAGCGCATCCCGCGCCTGCGCCCGGCCAATGCGCGCCTGAACGACCAGTTCGAGGTGCCCTCCTTCGACGAAATCGTGCGCCTGGCCGAGCAGGCCGCGCTGCGCACCGGCAAACCCGTCGGCATCTATGCCGAACTGAAGCACCCCAGCTACTTCCGCGGCATCGGCCTGCCGCTCGAGGACAAGCTGGCCGCGGCGGTGCGGGCGCAGCCCTATCTGCGCCACGCGCCGGTGTTCATCCAGTGTTTCGAGAGCGGCAGCCTGCGCGCGCTGCGGCGCACGCTGGGCCACGGCTTGCCCAACGTCAAGCTGGTCCAGCTGATCGGCAACCCGCGCAAGGGCCCGGCCGACTGGAAGCTTGCCGGCGACGGCCGCACCTTCGGCGATATGCTGAGCACGACCGGCCTGCGCGAAGTCGCGGCCTACGCCGACGGCATCGGCCCCGAGAAGAGCAGCGTCGTACCCCGCGATGCGCAGGGCGCGCTGGGCGCGCCGACCGCGGTGGTACAGCAGGCCCATGCCGCCGGCCTGTTCGTCCACCCCTACACCTTCCGCCCGGAAAACAGCTTCCTGCCCAAGGCGCTGCAGGGCGGCGGCGACGAAGCCACGCGCAGCCCGGCGGGCATGGAGCGCGAGGTGCAGGCCTTCGTCGCGGCCGGCATCGACGGCTTCTTCACCGACGACCCGGCGCTGGGCCGGCGCGCCGTCGACACGCCGGCACGCTGA